One Pararhizobium sp. IMCC3301 DNA segment encodes these proteins:
- the flbT gene encoding flagellar biosynthesis repressor FlbT encodes MSLRVELKPFEKMIIGKSVITNGEQRTKLTIDGNTPILRAKDIVLPEHADTPAKCVSLVVQTMYLSDTPEQHHSDYFKLINEIVAAAPSTIGYIETINNLILTNELYKAIRATKALIAYEGELLAYATGSADLPEDTAGNR; translated from the coding sequence ATGTCACTACGTGTTGAATTAAAGCCTTTTGAAAAGATGATTATCGGCAAAAGCGTCATCACCAATGGCGAGCAGCGCACCAAACTGACAATCGACGGAAACACGCCCATTTTGAGGGCCAAGGACATCGTCCTGCCGGAACACGCCGATACGCCGGCAAAATGCGTCTCGCTTGTTGTGCAGACCATGTATCTGTCTGACACACCTGAACAGCATCACTCTGATTATTTTAAACTAATCAATGAGATAGTAGCTGCCGCACCCAGCACTATCGGCTACATAGAGACAATAAATAACCTCATATTAACCAATGAATTGTACAAAGCAATCAGGGCAACTAAAGCTCTGATAGCGTATGAGGGGGAGTTGCTGGCATATGCAACAGGCAGCGCAGATTTACCAGAAGACACAGCAGGCAACCGTTAG
- a CDS encoding flagellin: protein MGSDITLSRAVRGNLLSLQSTSDLLTKTQERLSTGLKVNSALDNPTNFFTASSLNSRASDLSRLLDSVGNATQTLEAADNGISAITDLVEAAQATARQALQTASGITGGTDVAASLAGTGASLLADAAASVAGSGAALLADAPATVAGTGATLLPDAAGTVTGTADTSALTATAGDLVINGTTITFAGTENQAAILSAINAETGTTGVTATVDGSNQLVLTGADADTDVDIGAGSTGGTLTELGLSAGNNAATNLLSQGFSANETLELTVGSGSLQTITFGNGAGQVSTLAELNTALGSVTGATASVDSSGNLSVVGSNNEDSITVGGTSNSALLGTTDATTTATNLLSQGFAQGETLQITVGSGSVQTITFGTDGGSGEVSTLAELTAALGGITGATASIDANGNLSVLGSNTEDSITIGGTSNSALLGTSDATTSATNLLSQGFSQNQTLDITIGSGSTQSIVFGTGIGEVSTLAELDTALGALTDVTASVDSSGNLSLTAASAAASDSIVVGGTSDSSLLGTTDGTTAATVTGGTNRRESLENDFNELLVQIDQLKNDAGFNGKNLLDGDDLKVIFNEDGSSSMTIGGVSFDSAGLGLSAVATGAFDADSAIEATLASLDTATSTLRTQASKFGSNLSVVETRENFTKETINTLETGAANLTLADLNEEGANLLSLQTRQSLSSTALSLASQADQNVLRLL from the coding sequence ATGGGGTCAGATATTACCCTCTCCAGAGCCGTACGCGGCAACCTGCTTTCCCTGCAGAGCACATCAGATCTATTGACGAAGACACAGGAGCGCCTCTCCACGGGCCTCAAGGTGAATTCGGCTTTGGATAATCCGACAAACTTTTTCACGGCTTCATCTTTGAACAGCCGCGCAAGTGATTTGAGCCGTCTTCTGGACTCTGTTGGTAACGCAACACAGACACTGGAAGCAGCTGACAATGGTATTTCTGCCATTACCGATCTGGTTGAAGCAGCTCAGGCGACCGCTCGTCAGGCATTGCAGACTGCCTCTGGCATCACTGGCGGTACAGATGTCGCTGCGAGCCTCGCCGGAACTGGTGCATCGCTTCTGGCGGATGCAGCGGCATCGGTGGCCGGGTCAGGTGCAGCCCTTCTGGCAGACGCACCGGCTACGGTCGCTGGAACGGGCGCAACCTTGCTGCCTGACGCTGCCGGTACTGTAACCGGCACTGCTGACACCTCCGCTCTGACTGCCACGGCAGGTGATCTGGTCATCAACGGCACCACAATCACCTTCGCTGGCACCGAGAATCAGGCTGCCATCCTGTCGGCGATTAATGCCGAGACCGGCACCACAGGTGTGACGGCCACAGTCGATGGATCAAACCAGTTGGTTCTGACCGGGGCTGACGCTGATACGGACGTTGATATTGGCGCAGGTTCCACGGGCGGCACCCTGACAGAACTCGGGCTGTCAGCTGGCAACAATGCTGCCACCAACCTTCTGTCCCAGGGTTTCTCGGCTAACGAGACACTGGAACTCACTGTTGGAAGCGGCAGCCTTCAGACAATTACATTCGGCAATGGTGCCGGGCAAGTTTCCACACTGGCCGAACTCAACACAGCACTGGGCAGCGTTACCGGCGCAACAGCCAGCGTTGATTCCAGCGGCAACCTGTCTGTCGTCGGCTCAAACAACGAAGACAGCATCACAGTCGGTGGCACGTCCAACTCGGCATTGCTGGGCACAACGGATGCAACCACAACAGCCACCAACCTTCTATCTCAGGGTTTCGCGCAAGGCGAAACACTGCAAATCACGGTTGGTAGCGGCAGCGTCCAGACAATCACTTTCGGAACCGATGGTGGTTCCGGTGAAGTATCAACTCTGGCCGAACTGACTGCAGCTCTCGGCGGAATTACCGGTGCGACTGCCAGCATCGACGCCAACGGCAACCTCTCGGTTCTGGGTTCCAACACGGAAGACAGCATCACAATCGGCGGTACGTCCAACTCGGCACTGTTGGGAACGTCTGATGCGACCACATCGGCCACAAATCTGCTATCTCAGGGCTTCAGCCAAAACCAAACACTCGATATAACAATCGGCAGCGGCTCAACCCAGTCCATCGTGTTTGGTACCGGTATCGGTGAGGTGTCGACCCTTGCTGAACTGGACACGGCTCTTGGTGCTCTGACGGATGTTACGGCAAGTGTTGATAGCTCCGGAAATCTGTCCCTGACGGCCGCTTCGGCAGCAGCCAGCGATTCGATCGTTGTGGGCGGTACATCGGACTCCTCACTTCTCGGCACTACGGATGGCACCACAGCTGCAACTGTCACCGGCGGCACAAACCGCCGTGAGTCACTGGAAAACGATTTCAACGAACTCCTGGTCCAGATTGACCAGTTGAAAAACGATGCCGGCTTCAACGGTAAGAACCTCCTGGATGGCGATGATCTGAAAGTTATCTTCAACGAAGATGGCTCCAGTTCCATGACCATCGGCGGTGTGTCTTTCGACAGCGCCGGACTTGGATTGAGCGCGGTGGCAACCGGTGCATTCGATGCAGACAGTGCAATCGAAGCGACACTGGCCTCTCTGGACACGGCAACCTCAACCTTGCGGACCCAGGCCTCCAAATTCGGTTCGAACCTGTCTGTGGTGGAAACCCGTGAAAACTTCACCAAAGAGACCATCAACACTCTGGAAACAGGTGCTGCCAATCTGACACTGGCAGATCTGAACGAAGAAGGCGCGAACCTGTTGTCGCTTCAGACCCGTCAGTCCCTGTCATCCACAGCGCTGTCACTGGCCTCGCAGGCTGATCAGAACGTGTTGCGGTTGCTCTAA
- the flaF gene encoding flagellar biosynthesis regulator FlaF has product MQQAAQIYQKTQQATVSPRQLEARLLLKAAHRLEDLKNNEILDRDTMREALAYNKKIWTLFVTAVTEEDSPLPKNIRENIANLGIFVFKQTRVAEARSDTLALSTLISINREIAGGLRS; this is encoded by the coding sequence ATGCAACAGGCAGCGCAGATTTACCAGAAGACACAGCAGGCAACCGTTAGCCCGCGCCAGTTGGAGGCGCGCCTTTTGCTGAAGGCGGCACACCGGCTTGAAGACCTGAAGAATAATGAAATACTGGATCGCGACACCATGCGCGAGGCACTCGCCTACAACAAAAAAATCTGGACCCTGTTTGTCACCGCAGTCACCGAGGAAGACAGCCCCCTGCCAAAGAATATCCGCGAAAATATTGCCAATCTTGGTATTTTCGTTTTCAAGCAGACCCGCGTCGCCGAAGCCCGGTCCGATACCTTGGCTCTGAGCACTCTGATTTCCATAAATCGCGAAATAGCTGGCGGTTTGCGCAGCTAG
- a CDS encoding flagellin has product MVDPLVGSRSSGVVREIIQLRRGMQGLEQQLATGRKSQTYAGLGTQRSLSVAFRGDLARFESYHSSITLVELRLSITDQVLTRLDGVATEARGSMDPNIYQLLGDGRTQGQATAYNLLGETLSMLNSEAGGRHLFAGKDVTGKPVETINAIMDGEGNRAGFVQHRNERLLADSGDSGTGRLDISQPAANQVRLAEDGVHPFGLKIGSVNNGLSSTVVAGPSGTPSTFDIDFTAQPGAGQTLKINLILPDGTSKSVELVAAGAGQGGDGKFEIGASADETAANLAAALTDSLRKVSRIELGAASAMAAGTDFFDTANGGAPQRIDGPPFATATALRAGTESDTVFWYKGDNGTDPARNTATARIDDGLTISYGARANEEAFRVLVQNLAVFSSGTYTEGNQDDENRYSILAGKTLQSTSYPAGVQKLEQIAGELGAARSAANNASNRHTVKSGTLQTLIDGIESADLSEVSVSLLTQQTRLEASYRATSILFNMSLVNYI; this is encoded by the coding sequence ATGGTTGATCCACTTGTCGGTTCGCGCTCGTCCGGTGTTGTCCGGGAAATTATCCAGTTGCGCCGGGGCATGCAGGGGCTGGAGCAGCAGCTTGCAACGGGGCGGAAATCGCAAACTTATGCCGGCCTTGGCACGCAACGCAGCCTGTCTGTCGCGTTTCGCGGTGATCTGGCGCGGTTTGAATCCTATCACTCGAGCATAACGCTGGTGGAACTGCGGTTGAGCATTACCGACCAAGTCCTGACCCGTCTGGATGGCGTCGCCACCGAGGCGCGCGGCAGCATGGATCCCAATATTTACCAGCTACTGGGTGACGGCCGGACTCAGGGCCAGGCCACAGCCTATAATCTTCTTGGCGAAACCTTGTCGATGCTCAATTCCGAAGCCGGCGGGCGGCATCTGTTTGCCGGCAAGGATGTTACCGGCAAGCCGGTTGAAACCATCAATGCAATTATGGATGGTGAGGGCAATCGTGCCGGCTTTGTACAGCACCGCAATGAAAGATTGCTGGCCGATAGCGGTGACAGCGGCACCGGGCGACTTGACATCAGCCAGCCGGCAGCAAACCAGGTGCGACTGGCTGAAGATGGCGTGCATCCGTTCGGGTTGAAGATCGGCAGCGTCAACAATGGTCTCAGCAGTACGGTGGTTGCCGGGCCATCGGGAACACCATCCACATTCGACATCGATTTTACAGCTCAGCCTGGTGCGGGTCAGACATTGAAAATCAATCTGATCCTGCCGGACGGCACTTCCAAGAGCGTCGAGTTGGTCGCAGCCGGAGCGGGGCAGGGCGGCGATGGCAAATTTGAAATCGGAGCGAGCGCGGATGAGACGGCAGCGAATTTAGCAGCCGCACTGACGGACAGCCTGCGGAAAGTCAGCAGAATCGAGCTGGGTGCCGCCTCGGCGATGGCAGCGGGCACCGACTTTTTTGACACTGCAAATGGCGGCGCACCGCAACGCATCGACGGACCGCCTTTCGCGACAGCAACGGCGCTGCGCGCGGGCACCGAAAGCGATACGGTGTTCTGGTACAAGGGTGACAATGGGACCGATCCGGCGCGCAATACTGCAACCGCGCGGATTGATGACGGGCTGACCATATCCTATGGCGCGCGGGCAAATGAGGAAGCTTTCCGGGTGCTGGTGCAGAATCTGGCGGTGTTTTCCAGCGGCACCTATACGGAAGGTAACCAGGATGATGAAAACCGGTACAGCATTCTGGCGGGGAAAACGCTGCAAAGTACCTCCTATCCGGCGGGTGTGCAGAAGCTGGAGCAGATTGCCGGAGAGCTGGGTGCGGCGCGCAGTGCGGCGAACAATGCCAGCAATCGCCATACCGTGAAATCGGGAACGCTGCAGACCCTGATCGACGGCATTGAAAGCGCGGATCTGAGTGAAGTCTCGGTCAGTCTGCTGACCCAGCAAACCAGGCTGGAAGCCAGCTATCGCGCGACTTCAATTCTGTTCAACATGTCTCTGGTGAACTATATTTAG
- a CDS encoding sulfite exporter TauE/SafE family protein, with translation MISDPIFYLAAIPAVLFVGISKGGLGAIALFGVPIMSLVISPVQSAAIMLPILLVMDVVAIRSYWGVFDRQLLIDMLPAGIAGITVGWATALYVDDAMLRFLLGVITLLFTAKYFFWSDDGKPQPRNPVKAVAAGFAAGYTSFVSHAGSPPYQLYTLPLKMDRRLFAGTAVMFFAVMNAIKLIPYFALGQLDTTNLTTSAVLMPLAFVSTLLGIWLVKVVSQTAFYRIVYTALLLVSLKLIWDGLVGYNLI, from the coding sequence ATGATTTCCGATCCGATTTTTTACCTGGCTGCGATTCCGGCAGTTCTGTTTGTGGGCATCTCAAAAGGCGGCCTTGGCGCAATTGCATTATTCGGCGTGCCGATCATGTCCCTCGTCATTTCGCCGGTTCAGTCTGCAGCTATCATGCTGCCAATCCTTTTGGTCATGGATGTGGTCGCGATCCGCTCATATTGGGGCGTATTTGACCGCCAGTTGCTGATCGACATGCTGCCGGCCGGCATCGCCGGGATCACTGTGGGCTGGGCGACAGCACTTTATGTTGATGACGCTATGCTGCGATTTTTACTTGGCGTCATTACACTTCTGTTTACAGCAAAATATTTTTTCTGGAGCGATGACGGAAAGCCCCAGCCAAGAAATCCGGTGAAAGCAGTCGCCGCCGGGTTCGCCGCCGGCTATACCAGCTTTGTCAGCCATGCCGGCTCGCCGCCCTATCAGCTTTATACCCTGCCGCTGAAGATGGATCGACGCCTGTTCGCCGGCACCGCGGTCATGTTTTTCGCAGTAATGAACGCGATAAAACTGATCCCCTATTTTGCCCTTGGTCAGTTGGATACAACCAATCTGACCACCTCCGCTGTACTGATGCCTCTGGCCTTTGTCTCAACGCTGCTTGGTATATGGCTGGTGAAAGTAGTCAGCCAAACGGCGTTCTACCGCATTGTCTATACGGCGCTGCTGCTGGTTTCACTGAAACTCATCTGGGACGGCCTGGTGGGTTACAATCTGATCTGA
- a CDS encoding propionyl-CoA synthetase produces the protein MSSRYFDVYDAWKTDPEAFWLEAAEEIDWFTAPRTAFDNTLGVYGHWYPDAVANTCYNCVDRHADGGRSGQAAIIYDSAVTNSKRVISFAELKQEVSALGAVLQEQGVAPGDRVVIYMPMVPEAVIAMLACARIGAVHSVVFGGFAASELAKRINDCQPKIIISASCGIEPSRIIAYKPLLDEAVAMADHKPGCCLILQREQQTASLIEGRDLDYDRAVTAAKAQNKTSDCVALKATDPLYILYTSGTTGQPKGVVRDNGGHMVAMNWSMSAIYDMAPGDVFWAASDVGWVVGHSYIVYAPLLRGCTTLLFEGKPVGTPDAGTFWRVIEEHKVAALFTAPTAFRAIKKEDPKGLHLERYDISSLRTLFLAGERADPDTIQWAQDHLGVPVIDHWWQTETGWAIAGNPVGLGALPVKKGSPSVPMPGYDVRVLDDEGHPVECGVLGNIVVKLPLPPSCLPTLWHAEERFRQAYLDDFPGFYKTADAGFVDEDGYLFIMSRTDDIINVAGHRLSTGGMEEAVANHPDVAECAVVGVKDALKGQLPMGFLILNSGVDRPSADIEAEVVKLVRDTIGPVAAFKNVVTVSRLPKTRSGKILRAIMQKLAEGEPFTIPATIDDPAIVDEIAAVLAKS, from the coding sequence GTGAGCAGCCGCTATTTTGATGTCTATGACGCCTGGAAAACAGACCCGGAAGCTTTCTGGCTAGAGGCGGCGGAGGAGATCGACTGGTTCACTGCGCCCCGCACAGCTTTCGATAACACACTTGGTGTTTATGGCCACTGGTACCCTGATGCCGTGGCAAACACCTGTTATAATTGTGTTGACCGGCATGCAGATGGGGGAAGGTCCGGCCAGGCAGCGATCATCTATGACAGTGCAGTAACGAACAGCAAACGTGTCATCAGTTTTGCCGAATTGAAACAGGAAGTTTCGGCATTGGGAGCGGTTCTGCAGGAGCAGGGTGTTGCGCCAGGCGACCGTGTGGTGATCTACATGCCGATGGTTCCCGAAGCCGTGATTGCGATGCTGGCCTGCGCCCGGATTGGTGCCGTTCACTCGGTGGTGTTTGGCGGATTTGCTGCCAGCGAACTGGCAAAACGCATCAATGATTGCCAACCCAAAATCATCATCAGTGCATCTTGCGGGATCGAACCCAGCAGGATCATCGCCTATAAGCCGCTGCTCGATGAAGCCGTGGCGATGGCCGATCACAAGCCTGGCTGTTGCCTGATCCTGCAACGCGAGCAGCAGACTGCAAGCCTGATTGAGGGACGCGATCTGGATTATGACAGGGCGGTAACGGCGGCGAAAGCGCAAAACAAGACCAGCGACTGCGTCGCGCTGAAGGCGACAGATCCACTTTACATACTCTACACCTCCGGCACCACCGGCCAGCCGAAAGGTGTGGTCCGCGACAATGGCGGCCACATGGTTGCGATGAACTGGTCGATGTCGGCGATCTACGACATGGCCCCTGGTGATGTCTTCTGGGCAGCGTCGGATGTGGGCTGGGTGGTCGGGCATTCCTATATTGTCTATGCCCCGCTGCTGCGCGGCTGCACCACATTGCTGTTTGAGGGAAAGCCGGTTGGCACGCCCGATGCCGGGACATTCTGGCGCGTCATTGAAGAGCACAAGGTGGCGGCGCTGTTTACGGCTCCGACAGCATTCCGGGCCATCAAGAAGGAAGATCCGAAAGGCTTGCACCTGGAGCGTTATGACATTTCCAGCCTGCGCACCTTGTTCCTTGCCGGAGAACGCGCAGACCCGGATACGATCCAGTGGGCGCAGGATCATCTCGGTGTGCCTGTGATTGACCACTGGTGGCAGACGGAAACCGGTTGGGCGATAGCGGGTAATCCGGTTGGCCTCGGGGCGCTCCCGGTGAAGAAAGGCTCACCTTCAGTGCCGATGCCGGGCTATGATGTGCGGGTTCTGGACGATGAAGGCCATCCGGTCGAATGCGGGGTTCTGGGCAATATCGTGGTGAAGCTGCCGTTGCCTCCTTCCTGCCTGCCGACATTGTGGCACGCTGAAGAACGTTTCAGGCAGGCCTATCTGGATGATTTTCCGGGCTTTTATAAAACCGCCGATGCCGGTTTTGTCGATGAAGATGGCTACCTTTTCATCATGTCCCGAACCGACGACATCATCAATGTCGCAGGGCACAGATTGTCCACCGGCGGAATGGAAGAAGCCGTTGCCAACCATCCCGACGTTGCCGAATGCGCTGTGGTCGGCGTGAAGGACGCGTTGAAAGGCCAGTTGCCGATGGGGTTCCTGATCCTGAATTCCGGCGTCGACCGGCCAAGCGCTGACATCGAGGCGGAAGTGGTAAAACTGGTGCGGGACACAATCGGTCCGGTGGCTGCCTTCAAGAATGTGGTGACGGTCTCGCGGCTGCCGAAAACCCGGTCGGGCAAAATTCTGCGGGCGATTATGCAGAAACTTGCCGAGGGGGAGCCCTTTACCATTCCTGCGACCATTGACGACCCGGCCATCGTCGACGAAATCGCCGCCGTTCTTGCAAAAAGCTGA